One genomic window of Camelina sativa cultivar DH55 chromosome 5, Cs, whole genome shotgun sequence includes the following:
- the LOC104787266 gene encoding protein PLANT CADMIUM RESISTANCE 9-like isoform X1: MSEQEGKIEKIVTEAQWTTGLYDCFSEDISTCCFTWFCPCVAFGRIAEILDKGETSQGLAGLMVVAMSHIGCGWYYASLYRAKLRHQYSLPEEPCADGPIHFFCCACALSQEHREIKHRGLDPSLVFFCVLPLQLHKGWQGNINKGLSTPPFVASGMDR; encoded by the exons atgtccGAACAAGAAGGAAAAATTGAGAAGATAGTAACTGAAGCGCAATGGACTACTGGTTTATACGATTGTTTCTCTGAAGATATCTCTACAT GCTGCTTCACATGGTTTTGTCCTTGCGTTGCATTTGGGAGGATCGCTGAGATCCTTGACAAAGGAGAAACAA gtCAAGGACTAGCTGGATTAATGGTGGTGGCAATGTCTCACATTGGGTGTGGATGGTACTATGCTTCACTATACAGAGCCAAACTCAGGCACCAATACTCTTTGCCCGAGGAGCCTTGTGCTGATGGCCCCATTCACTTCTTCTGTTGTGCTTGTGCTCTTTCTCAAGAACACCGCGAAATCAAGCATCGAGGTCTTGATCCCTCTCTAG tttttttttgtgtgttaccATTGCAATTACACAAAGGGTGGCAAGGGAACATTAATAAAGGATTATCAACGCCGCCGTTTGTAGCGTCAGGCATGGACCGTTAA
- the LOC104787266 gene encoding protein PLANT CADMIUM RESISTANCE 9-like isoform X2, protein MSEQEGKIEKIVTEAQWTTGLYDCFSEDISTCCFTWFCPCVAFGRIAEILDKGETSQGLAGLMVVAMSHIGCGWYYASLYRAKLRHQYSLPEEPCADGPIHFFCCACALSQEHREIKHRGLDPSLGWQGNINKGLSTPPFVASGMDR, encoded by the exons atgtccGAACAAGAAGGAAAAATTGAGAAGATAGTAACTGAAGCGCAATGGACTACTGGTTTATACGATTGTTTCTCTGAAGATATCTCTACAT GCTGCTTCACATGGTTTTGTCCTTGCGTTGCATTTGGGAGGATCGCTGAGATCCTTGACAAAGGAGAAACAA gtCAAGGACTAGCTGGATTAATGGTGGTGGCAATGTCTCACATTGGGTGTGGATGGTACTATGCTTCACTATACAGAGCCAAACTCAGGCACCAATACTCTTTGCCCGAGGAGCCTTGTGCTGATGGCCCCATTCACTTCTTCTGTTGTGCTTGTGCTCTTTCTCAAGAACACCGCGAAATCAAGCATCGAGGTCTTGATCCCTCTCTAG GGTGGCAAGGGAACATTAATAAAGGATTATCAACGCCGCCGTTTGTAGCGTCAGGCATGGACCGTTAA
- the LOC104787267 gene encoding transcription factor TGA4-like gives MPIISSSETFTSFFNDWLLRHRQLIQQLAHFDDETISVTPEEEESLVTQFLSHCLQYYQEKSAAVSVAGDDIYDFFSPPWLSSCEKLILWIGGFKPGMVFKLITTSVNDLTSHQKDQLESIRLETKRRERALMGRFAHLQQSVGDPLLMVPFKRIGALRLGEREQSEMEEAMEVLKREMKEAMKNADQLRCVTVRKVVEVLNPGQAIKLLRAAGEFYLKLRDLGVQIETVL, from the coding sequence ATGCCAATCATCAGCAGCTCTGAAACCTTTACGAGCTTCTTCAATGACTGGCTTCTCCGTCACAGGCAACTCATCCAACAACTTGCACACTTTGATGATGAAACCATCAGTGTAActccggaagaagaagaatctcttGTCACCCAGTTTCTCTCTCACTGTCTCCAATACTACCAAGAGAAATCAGCTGCAGTGTCCGTCGCAGGAGATGACATATACGATTTCTTCTCCCCACCATGGCTCAGCTCATGCGAGAAACTCATCCTTTGGATCGGGGGGTTCAAGCCAGGTATGGTTTTTAAACTCATAACCACTTCTGTTAACGACCTTACAAGTCACCAGAAAGACCAACTTGAGAGCATACGGTTAGAGACTAAACGGAGGGAGAGAGCTTTGATGGGAAGGTTTGCACATCTACAACAGAGTGTGGGGGATCCACTTCTGATGGTTCCATTTAAGCGCATCGGAGCGTTGAGACTTGGCGAAAGAGAGCAGTCAGAAATGGAGGAGGCGATGGAGGTTTTGAAGAGGGAGATGAAGGAGGCAATGAAAAACGCTGATCAGCTCCGGTGTGTTACGGTTAGGAAAGTGGTAGAGGTTCTGAATCCAGGGCAGGCGATCAAGCTGCTTAGAGCCGCCGGAGAGTTTTATCTAAAGTTGAGAGATTTAGGTGTTCAGATAGAAACAGTGCTTTGA